In Rhodamnia argentea isolate NSW1041297 chromosome 5, ASM2092103v1, whole genome shotgun sequence, the DNA window TAGTCCATATTATAACTCATTAAGAATATGTATCATACTTTAATAGACCGATCTAtactttaatttcaattaaataTAGACCACACTAGGATaattctaacattctcccacttggactatattaattgaaattgtactatAGGTCTTGTGATTATTCTTAATAGTCAATCCGATTCCACAAAGTTTCAAACATCAAATCATGGTAGTAACTGCATCAACAGACATAGAGCCTTCCATGGTTACAAATGTCTTTAAATCTACTGGTATGGATTCAATATAGTAGTGTAGCAAATGACAACACATCACTTAATAATGATTCATCATGTGTGATCTCTTTTGTCAgtcacactctctctccttatgTGTCATGAAACATGACGTGCCACCCGAAAATATCATTTATGGTTCCAATGAACCTACATATGTCTTGTCCTTATAGTTAATTTTACTTTATGTGTAATAAGACAAATACTCAAGACTAATAACTAAATGCCCCTAGCTTTTACTCAAGAATTACGCATACCATGAGAGTAAGCACATTAGAAATCAGTAGTTCCTGTCGAAATGGATAGTTCATCTGGAGTTACCAAGGATATTTGCTTTGGGAATGCCTATAATTTTTTCGTGACTAGCAAGAATGACCAATACCATGTATATTAAATGATCTCGCCAAAACCTTTTCTACAATAGTAATCGATCTTGCCACATTGGTATCTACTTTTAACCAGTATGGCAATTCAATGTTGGATAGTTTCATATGATGAATGGATCGTAATAATCCCATTACTTAATTGAAACTTACCATactattttaataaaatttttagtaatttactTGTATTTATGAGATAGGGAGAGTCAAAATTTGAATAGCCCATGttataaagaataaaaatgaagagagaCTCAATGCACACATTCTAGACTTTTAAGGAGTTTAATCAGGTCAAGTTATGATTATGTTTACTTTAACGTGAACTTTGAAACTAACATAACTTTTCGTCGGAGAGTTAAATTGTTCTAAAAACATATTTGGGAGGCCTTGAGGATGATATTTAAGCTCATATGTGTGCATATGGGGCGATAGAAGATGTAGCAATAGAGTCAATATCTAAGACAAAATACATAGGAAAGGATCGTTAGTACAGATTAGATCCGAAAGGCCCAAAAAAATCAACTCGAGGCATAACAAGTGAAAAGCCCACTAGACAAATTGTAGATAACCCGTGTTCagaagcattttttattttattttgggcccAAGTTGTCAAAGCTATTTGTAGCTCCGATCCATGACataccttgtttttttttttttttctctaactctcttctctctcgctTTTGTTCTGCCACTTTACAGAGAGCAAGAGTCGAATCCCATAGCTATAATATTAGCGTCCTCAACCCCCAATCATTTTACCAGTAGGGCCGCATGCCTATTAACGATTTGTGATCCACTTCACATTTGCATCGGTATTGCATTTTGGTTCCATGCTCATTTTTAATaggactttttcctttttgccgttTCCTCTTCTTCCGGGCGTTTGGAATTTGCTTGATAAACACTAATTTTGCGAATTTAAAGACAATATTTTGAAAACCATTtactttcataaatttttttatcctcccATATTACCCCCGAAGTTTTCTCTTGCTCACTTTGTTGACCGGTCCGCTTTATTATTAGCATGGTaacaagggggaaaaaaagaagaaggtgttGAACTGATGTGCATGAGCTTGGACCGAATCGAGGGTGTGAAGTTAGATTTTGCACTTCCCCCTCCCCGGGGGTTGCAAAACATAAGCAAAACTCGGTCCGACATTCATCGTATCAAACATTTATGTTTTTTCTCGAGGCCTTTCTTTACctttaaatcttttatttttctttgtgttttcGCTCTCGAATAAACTACCTATTGTAATACTTAATTTGCTTACAGTTTCTTGTTTATTATTGTTAGCCATTTCCACATTACTCGAGATTTACTTCAaggaagatttaaaaaaaaaaaagtgggcgaGTCGGTGATCCGAAATTTCAGCCCCGGCCGACAACTTATTGCTTAAGTGAGATGCTTGAATGATCCAAATCGCTAgctcctttttttaaaattttttttttctgatttctaCTCGAAACTCCCAAGACTTTCGCAATATTCAAATTTGCGACTTTAATTTAcatataattttctttattttttttttagattttccaTTTTGAcggataaaaaaaaagcctaCTTTTTATTTATGCATGAGTACGGGGTAGGTTTGGTGGGAAATTACACAAGCAATGTCGAAAGTCAAATGCTTTATTTTGAAATCCTTTTACTTAACCGACCCCCGCGTCACTTTGTTTTGTCCTCCAAATTTGAAGCAAAAAGTCTTCTTGCTCCTCGAAGACTTCACCTTGATTTGTACCAAAGCCATAAAAGGCTAATTAGCCGCACAAAATTTGCCAGATTAAAAGGGTGAGCTGCAAGAAAGGACTGGGTTTTTCATCTTTAAAGTGACATATAACATCTAATACAAGACATGGAAAGTGATTTTGGcacttcgacccaaaaaaaaaagtgattttggcACATTAAGTACATTCCACGAATAACAATATCTGAGctattaaatcattttttttttttggtcgaagagatATTAAACTAGTTCATCGCGTCTAATAGAATATCACAGAGTTTTCCCAAGAAAAAGTAACGTTCGGAAGGAAATCAGAAATCACTCCATAATAAGTAGTAAACTTCACTttacaagaaagaaaatatcctTTTTTAAAAGACGATGTTTAAGagaagatttttttaatatgcttatataatcataaatctttcatcttTTGAGTAATATGTAAAGTAATAAGTACTAAACTTGCCTACATTagaatggaaaaattatcataCCTATGTATTCACTCGAAAATGATCTGTCATGCAATGTGCCATATATTGCATATGTACCTAAATAAAGATCGATGTTTTCATAAGGAAGCCATCGAAGACTTTCCCACAAACGGCGATTTGGAGGTAGAAGGCTCAAATTGCCGTAAAGTAAATAAGTCCATGATATTTGATTATCTACTTATGGTCATATATTATGTTCAAGTGATGCTCCCTTTCCCTTAGTAAACGTTCAGACTATTGTCAGCTTTCTAAAAATACTATAGGAGCAAGTTTTATAAGCAAGTGATTTCCAATAACTGGGAAAAAATTAAACCCAAGTTAAGCGATGTTCTGGTTAATtgctttgaaaaaattgaacgAGGAGCCGTAGGAAACGATCGGAAAATGTTACTTAGCTGTGGTGATCTGAACCAAAAGAAACCTTTGACTAACTGTACAAATCAACAAGACTTAGACTAATGAAATATCATCTGGAAAAACCACAAATCTTTCAATCCGAAGCTGGCACAAAGGTAAGCAAAAGGTGCTCTGCTAGCTGGAGAATGCTTCCCCACGCGGCTACCATTAAATTCTAAAACCATCTGTCCACAATGGCCCTCCTCAGATCGAATTATTCTTGGAATGTACTTAACGTACGGGGTAGGTTTGATGAACGAATTGCttatttccgaccaaaaaaaaaaaaaaggatcgaaTTATTCGTGTCCTTCACTCTTCAAATTAGAAGAGCCAGCATGCCTTTTTGGTTATTCTAAGCTAAGGAAATCCCAGGTGCCAGATAGCACCTGAATTGCAAAAACAAGCAGGATTCCACCTTCCATTTTAGCAGAAAAACGAACAGTTCGGTGTATATTTTTCAATACTCAACCGCCCGTGTTAAAAGAAGATGACCCAGAAGaactaaaaataaatagaaacacCCTCACCAATCTACCAAACTCGAAGTAGCTTTCAAAGTGGAACACCAAGACCAAAATGAGTTGGAAGCAAAGTCGGGTGCAAAGTCTTAATCGCAAGTTTAGGCAACTGTCTTTGGATCGCCGACTACCAACTCCTCAAAATGTGTCCCTTGTTCTATGTTGGTGAAAcaagttccattttttttcaacCATGGGGCTCAACTACGTTTGGTCAGCCTTGAAGCATCTATGACTTGGTCCGATCCACACGATCTTAATTTACCATTGACATAGCCAATTGGAATGAACGAACATCGTAATTAACGTGAGATATTCATAATGAGGACCACGGAAAAAGTGATCGAACTTATCTTAAAAGATTTCGAAAAATGACATCAATATCGAGGGGTGCCTACTTATGGCGCGCATGATGaccattcaatttttttgtttctcttccaAACCCGTTTCTAGATCGGGTTTGGAAtataaatccgtttgataacagtattttatttttctatttctcgaataaatttttagttcacaaatagatttgaaataaagacgagaagtagaaatttcaatttctctatttttggaacagaaaccgAAATAAGAATTCTTATTATCGCTCACTCCCTCTTTCTTGTGTGCGGTCTCCTTCTCTCTCGTGTCGCTCTCCCCATCTAGTCTGAGGTATAACGGCTGGCAaccatagaaattttatattgttatcaaataaatttctgttcgaaaaatagaaattttgtgtcgttgTCAAACACGTTTCTCTATTTAGAAATTGTTGTCAGGAACAGACTGGTTAGCACTCGTGCCCTCAGCTTCCTGTGGCGTCTCCACCGGGATCAATCCTGTCAAACCGTGGCTACGTTGCTGCTTTGGGTTTGAGATTGGGTAAAAGATGTGCGGGTACTGTTAGTCATGTAAGGCTGGTTCTCAAAATTAGGAACTATTAAATGACAGCTAGACGGTGattgaacttttaaaacaacgtGCCATTATAGAAGTACTAAACAACTGTCTTATCGCTTAATTCTATCGTGCGTTGCAGATTAGTACTATGCGTAGGGCACCGcacctcttttttttgtttctacaACGAAGTTATTATATTCGCCATGTCCCTAACGGCATATGAAGGCGCAAGAGCTTTTCCTAGATTCCAATGGGGGTCGACCAAGAAGTCCAAGCAACAGCTGCATGCACCGTGATGCATGACCTACGGCGAGATTTTGTTTTTCGATTCGACAAAAGTTTCACCGACAAAATTCAGATATCTTTTCTAATGTATATGTACATTAGATatatccgttttttttttcctcttatctCTCTTATTTTCACAcgctttcttcttcaacctccgtGAGAGGAGGATTTGAActagatctctccctcccctctccTATTTCTTAGACTCTTTCGATTCTCTagtttcttttcttgcttttctccattttgaaagcttttttcttttgatttagtTTAAATCTGAAAACTTCTCTCTCCTATTTTCGGGGAGACATCTATCGCGATCTAGCttagattttggatttttttgcgTGTATGTTTTCGGGATTTCGTTGGCAAAGAAATCCTATTTCAAAAGAGATAAAATGAGTTTCGTGAAGGTTTCGTTATCATAAGTATCAAATCCGTGCTCGTTCAACCTTTTTACTATGCTCGGTGATGTTGTTGGGGACGCCAAACCTAGGTGCGCACTACCAAAAGGCAAAACCGTAGCAATAGATGGAGATTTCGGTGTGTGCTCATTCTTGAATAACgattcggtgatcggccacCAATTTTAGTGCAAAAAAGTCACAAATGTACTTTTTTAGCATGTGGCCCATAATCTTGTTTTattgatttctcttgttatcgGGAGCTTTTTTCGTTTTGAAGTTATTTGTGATTTATCTTGGTTTACAATTGAATTAGgatatttctctcttgtatttcgAGGAAGcgaatgaaatattattttgacaaaaaaattattttctagaaacgaggaaataaacaagaaagtcctaaatctattacacttgtgccaattctaTCATATACTTTTTAACttagtcaatttagtcttaaatcttttgactatTTACTATATTTCATATGACcaatttggattgaaaattgctgatgtggataccGGCCATTCTACATAACACAACCAACtctgacgtagataattttttaaacttatttttatttattttttatttcttgccattttaTTTTTCCGGTGACCGGTCATCGCCCATCGCCTGTGGTTGGCGATTGGTCCCCGCCaccggagaaaagaaaagggcaaaaaagagattaaaaaacatataaaaaattgtaaaaattgctAGTGCGagcaattttcagtcaaaattgtcCAAATAGACTAATAGAACTTGTAATTATGAGGTCGATTGGGTTGATAAAGCCCTAAAACAAAAGGGCCTCTCCCAAAACTGGCTAGTCGCCGCTCTAGGATGTGCTTTATTTTGATGTCCTATTAGTGGATTTAGGTTTTCATTGCTATTGATGAAACTTGAAATTTGATCAAACGAAAGAAGTtatggaaaattgtcaaaatgtttaggatcaaATTAATCGAATTGAAAGGTTTTAAGATTGAACTCACACAAGTGCAACAAATTTTGGACTTTCTTAGCAATTTTCGCTCTAAAAACACATTGGCTAAGGTATCatggtttcgaccaaaaaagttattaatGTCAAACACCTAAATACCAGCTTTAGTCAAATTATACGAACCTACATATGCATATCTAAATACAAATATAGGGGAAAAtgcattggaagtcctaaaatttgtcactaaagtgcattcgagtcctaaaaatcacaaaaagtgAAATTAAGTATTAAAACTTATCGTGAAAGTGTattcgagttctaaaactttcaaaaagtacaattaagtcctaaaacttgtcatatcagttcaatcaagtccttccactggttgcactttttgaaaattttaagactcgattacactttcgtgactgGTTCTAAGACTTCATtatacttttaaaaatttgtaagactcgaatgcacttttgtgataagttttaggacttaattgagttttttgaaagttttaggattcatttgctacatgataagttttaggatttctaatgCACTTATGCCTATAAATGTACCAGCACTCACGCCCGTATTATGCATATATCATAGCAAATTAAACGTGAAACCGTTTACATAGAAGGGACAACCAcggaaagcaaaacaaaaaatggaTACGGAAGATATCGTCTTCCCCTTGACGACACAGATATTCATAGATGGATAAATAGATAGACATCTCCGAATTTTGTTGCGGAAGGATCTAATCGAAGAATTCAACGTGATCTCTTGCGGCCGCCTGCAACATGCTTAGGTCTGCCGGATCACATATATGTTGGAAGGTCCGTCTGAACTACAGAGTTGGTAAAGGGATAGAATTTTTTACCAGTTAAGGTAGGTGAAGATTTGGAATTCAAGATCCTAAAcacgaaaaaaggaaagaaaatgcagaGATATGACCCAGCCCGATCCCTCCTATATCCGCAATCTTTgcatataagaaaaaaaatgaatccatACGGCACAGCAGTCCGCATTCACGACGGGACACGCAAACGCCTCGGCATAAAGAGGTGAGGCAGAGCATGACTCTGTCGCCGAGCCAGAACCAGACGTAACGACAGCATTTCTTCCTCCTAACTTCTTCCTTTGCAacgtcgagagagagagagagagagagagagagagatgggagtAGGAGAGAGGAAGGGATCGGTGTTGGAGGATCTGATAGAGAGGGCCGGCGGGTGCGCCGTGATCGACGGCGGGTTCGCGACCCAGCTCGAGAAGCACGGCGCCGCCATCAACGACCCTCTCTGGAGCGCCCTTTGCCTGGTCAAAGACCCCCATCTCATCAAGCGAGTGAGTCCCGAGTCCTCGTTGCTCTCTCGATGCGGGTGACACGTATCACTTTGTGCGCATCGGTGGGATTGGTCGATCGGATTTGGATGGAAACTTGATACTCATGCtgtaagaaaatgttttctttttgtcgcgGAAGAGTAACACGGAATTCTGGTGAAATGCAGGTGCACATGGAGTATTTGGAGGCTGGTGCTGATGTCCTGATCACCTCTTCCTATCAGGTGCATACGATCTTCTGCTCATTCCAAGAGGGGGTCGATCCTTCTTAAGTTGGAATTTTTGTTTGGCAtggataattacaaaaaaaaatatcaaacacTGTTGCATTTCGGCTGAGTGGCAGACTCTGTTTTGCAgatgttcttcatttttcttctatCATTCCACTGCCAAATCCAGATTCTGTTCAAAGTTTGCGTTTTTGTTTATACTTCCAATGCTTTATCGCGGAAGTTGGAACAACTGGTGCATTCTTAGCCAGCGGAGCATTAGTTTCTTTGATTTGCACCCGAAGCATCCCATAAATCAATGTAGAAAATTCTCTTACTTTTTCAAGGAAACTGTCCAGCTAATCTAAAGGAGCGTTAAGCGCAATGATTGTTGTAGATATTTGCTTCTCTCTTCGTTAAGGTTCATCTCGTAAGTGCAAATGCAGAACACAGAATAGATTCGGGTCATTTGGCATAGAGTTCTGTCTTTACTTAAATTGAAAAACGCAGATTAGTTTTCGTCCAGATTTTACAGTCCCTGCAAATTTCCAGTTCTAGACATTTCATTAGTCTTGCCACTTTAATATGCAAATTCTAACATCCAGATGAAACAAACtgtgtttttactttttcatttttcacttttgtgGGGTCAGACTGTTTTTGAAGTTTGCAGAAATGAAATATTTGTCTGCTTAAATTAATTGAGAATGATCCTGTGAGTATGAAACTTTTGCCTGTTTCTAGGATTTCATGGTCTAGCAATTTAAAAACCGATCTTTTGATTTCTCGTACACTTAATGATTGCTTCTTCATATAAGGCTTGGACTAATCAGCCCGTGAGGCATTACTGTAGATATGGATATCATAGAAATTGTTCCGCTAGCAATACTATGCTAGTAGCCATTTTGGTTCTGTGGTTGTCTTCTGGTAAGCATTGTGATACTTGGAAGACATTTGATCACTATTTAGTTTACTTAAGCTCATAATTACACGATGTTTCGTATCCTCTTACTGGAAAGTGGAAATGACAGTTGAAAATTCCATCACCACTTTGGCTATTGCTTTGCTATTCCTGCCAGGCCACTCTTCCCGGGTTTCTGTCCAAGGGACTGTCCATGGAAGAAGCAGAGTCATTACTAGAAAAGAGTGTAAAGTTGGCCGTTGAAGCCCGCGACAAGTTCTGGGATTCCTTGAACGTGGTTCCTGGACATAGCTACAATCGGGCCTTGGTGGCTGCATCAATTGGTAGCTATGGGGCTTATCTTGCTGATGGCTCAGAGTATAGGTGAGGATCAACTGAGAATAACACCCTATGCACAAAGCTGGTTGAGAGTAGTCTGGACAATTTGCTTGTCTTACTAGTCATAGTCACTTGTATCTGTACTCAATGTCTGCATTGCTGTTCCCAGCGGTTGTTATGGACCCAACATAAATTTGGAAAGACTCAAGGACTTTCACCGGCGTAGGTTGCAAGTCCTTGTTAATGCCGGTGCAGATTTGCTGGCCTTTGAGACTATTCCTAACAAACTGGAAGCTCAGGTATGTTCTTTTCTTATCAGAATATTCTGAATTTTCTCCAAGCTAAAACTCAAATTAAATATATTAGTCATATATATGTGAAGATGCTGAGCATCAGCGGCATGTGATTGGTCAGCATTACACTATGTCCAACCTGAAATGTGATTGTGGCATTGTTTTTGTGACACTACTTGGTCTTTTGAAATCAGTACCTTCTCTAAAATTGTGTTAAAATCAATATTATTCTGGCTTTGAAGGCCTTGACTCCAGTTTCAGTGTCTGGAATATTATGCATCTATGAAAAGCTTAGGGGATGATTGACTTAACCAAATAAAGAATTTTGGCATGAGCTTTCTCGAAGCTATTTCATGAAAGgggaagctttttttttttttaagcatctTAATTCTATTACAAGGTGAAATCATCTATCAGTGATTCTACATTGTCTCATTTAGCAAAAGACATTCTGTATGGTCTCAAATCATAGTGCTCTAGTCATGTTCGTCTACGATGATTGTGATCGTCAATTCCCCTTACCAAATCATCATCTCGAGCCAATATTCATGACCATAAGTAGTAAACCTTGCTTTGCTGATAGCCACATTTGAAGGACTTCCAGTCATGAATGACAGTAGTGCTTCAACCGATTATCAGTATATTAATATCAAGGAGCTTCTGTTTCATGTTCATGAGGACAGAACCTGGAAAATAATGTCTACTGATCATATAAAAGTTGGTTTTAACTTTCCATAAGATGTACATGGCTTTTGCTCTGCATCATTCCTTGTGCTTAATGAATGTTGGGTTTCGGCATCATCGTATAGGCGTGTGTTGAGTTGCTCGAAGAGGAGAATATCGAAATTCCATCCTGGATTTGCTTCAGCTCGGTGGATGGCGAAAATGCACCATCTGGAGAGAGCTTTCAGGATTGTCTGGATGTATTGAACAGGAGCAATAAAGTCAATGCAATCGGGATAAACTGTGCGCCGCCCCAGTTCATTGAAAGTCTAATAGGCAAATTTAAAGGGGTAAATCAATCTACCTGTCTAGTGAAGAATTGACGGACTCATTATGTCTGGCCTTGCGTAGTTCTGTATCACTGATGTGTTAATTTCCTCTAATTCAGTTGACAAGCAAGGCAATAGTTGTTTATCCCAACAGTGGCGAGGTATGGGATGGCAGAGCTAAAAGATGGCTGGTAAGTCGCATTCTCTAAACCCTCTGGATTGAACATATTCACTCGCttcctttttgattttgttcccaTTTATGATGGCAaacgtgttttttttatttatttatctggTACAGCCATCCAACTGCTTCGGAGATGACAAATTCGAGCTGTTCGCTGCAAGATGGCGTGATGCAGGAGCCCAGCTCATCGGCGGTTGTTGCAGAACGACGCCTTCGACAGTTCGAGCTATTTCAAACGCATTAAAAAGATTAGAGGAAGCAAGTCTAGACTCTTACCGTCTCTGACGAATGCTTCTCTTCCCCTTTTTAGTTTTGGATGTCATCTCCATCAGCGACTCAGAAATATTTATTCAGCTCATAGATATGCTCTTAGGAAGTTATATCTGTCCTTCTCTATCTTTGTTCTTAGTTTTTCATGCTGAGATTTGAGATGCAAGTCAAATAGCCACAGTCCTCAATGTCTGCCAAAGAGATCAGTCTCCGACTAATGTTACAAACGTTTGTACAAAAAGGCCCTTTGTTCATGTGCTTGTGAACTCAATGTCTACGAGCTCTGGGCTTTGGTGGGTCACAAGTGAGGCCCAATCGGTAACAGAGGTTAAAAAATCGCCCAGCGGGGACAGGGCATCACACAGGTTGtggaatgtgaaagtgatgcaGCACAAGTGGCTGTCAACTTCCTGCTGTAAGAACCAGAAAGTACCAATCAATCAAACCAGACGGAGACCCAAACATCATCATTCTGAGTTGACGGTCGATGGTCCTAAAATGTACACACAAAAGGCTGGAACATAACATGAGCAGGGCGTAAAAAGCACATACGATACGATGGAACAGTTGGCTAAAACCCCATTTCCCCAACCTGATGCCCTCTTGGCTTGTTCCTAATTGCATACACATAATCGCGCATCTCTTTGGGAAGAAGAGTTTTCAGGCAAGACCGTCGAGCCTATCCCCTTCTGGGCAGGTCAAAGTTATGGACGCCAGTAACTTTGTTTCTAACCTCGAAATCTCATTCAAATATCTAGTAAAAATATCTTCCAAAAACTATCTGTTGGAATCGAAAGTTATGATGGATATAGGTGGAATGGATAGCCACATGCGGTC includes these proteins:
- the LOC115751408 gene encoding homocysteine S-methyltransferase 1, producing the protein MGVGERKGSVLEDLIERAGGCAVIDGGFATQLEKHGAAINDPLWSALCLVKDPHLIKRVHMEYLEAGADVLITSSYQATLPGFLSKGLSMEEAESLLEKSVKLAVEARDKFWDSLNVVPGHSYNRALVAASIGSYGAYLADGSEYSGCYGPNINLERLKDFHRRRLQVLVNAGADLLAFETIPNKLEAQACVELLEEENIEIPSWICFSSVDGENAPSGESFQDCLDVLNRSNKVNAIGINCAPPQFIESLIGKFKGLTSKAIVVYPNSGEVWDGRAKRWLPSNCFGDDKFELFAARWRDAGAQLIGGCCRTTPSTVRAISNALKRLEEASLDSYRL